One stretch of Nakamurella alba DNA includes these proteins:
- a CDS encoding transglutaminase family protein: MTTADRPVRWYRIEHRTRYRYSDAVNASYGRGYMRPRALDSQECREYTLTVAPAPTDAAEGVDVYGNSDSYFHVTEAHDELLVVGVSVVRVQRPEIDLLDAALPWELARPEACEAPDAVDFVLSSPKVLLTDEVRAYAAESFTEGRPLAEAVRDLTSRIHSDFTYEQGSTDVGTSIPEVMAERSGVCQDFAHLAVACLRSMGLPGRYVSGYLATDPPPGRERMVGVDASHAWAAVRLPAGQWLAFDPTNDQFVDERYTTVAWGRDYADVPPLRGVIYSDAESSTMDVSVDVAPIPPPLSL; encoded by the coding sequence ATGACGACCGCCGATCGGCCGGTGCGCTGGTACCGGATCGAGCACCGCACCCGGTACCGCTACTCCGATGCCGTCAACGCCTCGTACGGGCGCGGGTACATGCGTCCACGGGCGCTGGACTCGCAGGAGTGCCGGGAGTACACGCTGACCGTCGCGCCGGCGCCGACGGATGCGGCGGAAGGTGTGGACGTGTACGGCAACTCGGACAGCTACTTCCACGTCACCGAGGCCCACGACGAGCTGCTGGTGGTCGGGGTGTCGGTGGTGCGGGTGCAGCGTCCGGAGATCGACCTGCTGGACGCCGCGCTGCCGTGGGAGCTGGCCCGGCCGGAGGCGTGCGAGGCGCCGGACGCAGTCGACTTCGTGCTGTCCTCGCCGAAGGTGCTGCTCACCGACGAGGTGCGGGCGTACGCAGCGGAGTCCTTCACCGAGGGTCGTCCACTCGCGGAGGCGGTGCGGGACCTGACCAGCCGCATCCACTCCGACTTCACCTACGAGCAGGGCAGCACCGACGTCGGGACGTCCATCCCCGAGGTGATGGCCGAGAGATCCGGCGTATGCCAGGATTTCGCCCATCTCGCGGTGGCCTGCCTGCGGTCGATGGGGCTGCCGGGGCGGTACGTGTCGGGATACCTGGCGACCGATCCGCCGCCCGGCCGGGAACGGATGGTCGGTGTCGACGCCTCGCACGCCTGGGCGGCCGTACGGCTGCCGGCGGGGCAGTGGCTGGCCTTCGATCCGACCAACGACCAGTTCGTCGACGAGCGCTACACGACGGTGGCCTGGGGTCGCGACTACGCCGACGTGCCGCCGCTGCGCGGGGTCATCTACTCCGACGCCGAGTCCAGCACCATGGACGTCTCCGTCGACGTGGCCCCGATCCCGCCGCCGCTGTCCTTGTGA
- a CDS encoding putative immunity protein: MTHGVLTTEPLDADDLRAVTAFAVHCATPVLPVFAAARPDDPRPALAVAVAADFANGGRRGKALRDAAFGALAASREVRSAAGSDAALSAMHAAGSAYLHPLAKATQVKHILGSAAHAAVALGLAPDSAPGAVHLDAVVGLSSDRMVDVLRRYPDAPPGGGMVGEWIRLLDRALRTSR; the protein is encoded by the coding sequence GTGACCCACGGCGTGCTGACCACTGAACCGTTGGACGCCGACGACCTGCGGGCGGTGACGGCCTTCGCGGTCCACTGCGCCACGCCGGTGCTGCCCGTCTTTGCGGCCGCGCGGCCGGACGACCCCCGTCCCGCTCTTGCGGTGGCGGTGGCGGCGGACTTCGCCAACGGTGGTCGTCGCGGAAAGGCGCTGCGGGACGCGGCCTTCGGTGCCCTCGCGGCATCCCGGGAGGTCCGTTCGGCTGCTGGTTCCGACGCCGCGCTGTCCGCGATGCACGCCGCCGGGTCCGCCTACCTGCACCCGCTCGCCAAGGCGACCCAGGTCAAGCACATCCTCGGATCCGCCGCCCACGCCGCTGTGGCCCTCGGCCTCGCTCCCGACAGTGCGCCCGGTGCGGTCCATCTCGACGCTGTGGTCGGCCTTTCCTCCGATCGGATGGTCGACGTCCTCCGTCGCTATCCCGATGCCCCGCCCGGAGGAGGGATGGTGGGGGAGTGGATCCGGCTGCTCGACCGAGCGCTGCGGA